AGAAGTTCTGCCCCCGTTGCCGCACCCACACCGCGCACCGCGAGACCCGCTGAGCCGCGCACCGCAGAGCATCGACGACGGCCTCCCCGACGGGGAGGCCGTCGTCCGTTTTCGGCTGCTAGCGTCGGTCCCATGAGCCTCGGCCCCGACCTCGCCGGGCGGACCTTCCCGCCCACCGCTCCGTTCGAGGTGACCCACGACCACGTCGCCGCCTTCGCGCGGTCCTTCGGGTCGTCGTACGACGGGGGGCCGGCGCCGGCGACCTACCCGATCGTCGTCGCCTTCGGCGCCATGCGCACCCTGCTCGACGACCCCGACGTGGGCATCTCGCTGCAGCACGTGGTCCACGGCGAGCAGCGCTTCAGCTACACCCGGCCCGTGGTCCCCGGCGACCGGCTCACCGCCGAGCTCACCGTGACCTCGGTCCGCAGCCTCGGTGCGGCCGACATCATCGGCACCCGCAGCGAGATCACCGACGCCGAGGGCGCCCACGTGGTCACCGCCGTCGCGACGCTCGTGCACAGCGCCCCGGGTGGGACGGCCGAGCCCGGGGAGCCGCCCGCCCCGCAGGTCGGACGCCAGCGATGACGACCTTCGAGGCCGGGCAGGCCCTCCCGCCCCACGAGTACGAGGTCACCCGCGCCGACCTGGTCGCCTACGCCGAGGCCTCCGGCGACGACAACCCGATCCACCAGGACGAGGACGTCGCGCAGGCCGTCGGCCTGCCCGGCGTCATCGCCCACGGCATGTTCACCCTGGCCCTCGCCTCCCGCGCGGTCGAGGAGTGGGCAGGCGGCCCGGGTCGCGTGCGCGAGCTCGGGGCCAAGTTCACCCGCCCGGTCGTCGTCCACGCCCACGAGCCGGCCTACGTCGCCGTGGTGGGCGTGGTCCGCTCCGTGGAGCCCGCGGAGGGCGGCGGCACGGCCGTGACGGTCGCGCTCGAGGTGACCTGCGGGATCGACAAGGTCCTGGGTGCGCCCAAGGCCGTCTTCGTGGTCCCCGACGGTGCCTGAGGCCCCCCGGCCCCCGGTCCGTCTGGCCGACCGGACGACCCTGCGGCTCGGT
This genomic window from Nocardioides marmoribigeumensis contains:
- a CDS encoding FAS1-like dehydratase domain-containing protein, yielding MSLGPDLAGRTFPPTAPFEVTHDHVAAFARSFGSSYDGGPAPATYPIVVAFGAMRTLLDDPDVGISLQHVVHGEQRFSYTRPVVPGDRLTAELTVTSVRSLGAADIIGTRSEITDAEGAHVVTAVATLVHSAPGGTAEPGEPPAPQVGRQR
- a CDS encoding MaoC/PaaZ C-terminal domain-containing protein, translated to MTTFEAGQALPPHEYEVTRADLVAYAEASGDDNPIHQDEDVAQAVGLPGVIAHGMFTLALASRAVEEWAGGPGRVRELGAKFTRPVVVHAHEPAYVAVVGVVRSVEPAEGGGTAVTVALEVTCGIDKVLGAPKAVFVVPDGA